The following are from one region of the Methanospirillum hungatei genome:
- a CDS encoding nucleotide-binding protein — translation MQFLPRKIRPSILHILVFVFFLILICIYVFSTGDTSMLIWGIPTLICLLLIPMGLTYISQSQYSDLIPVYETTAKDVKIREINESMISKPIKIEGLVEEVRFKSLNRPHFIIGDRTGVTTVKMFTNPQNDINKGDVVEVYGQVIKRYIFYGDPIVNGVDIRVTRSNVKSSPSSASKGKKR, via the coding sequence ATGCAGTTTCTTCCAAGAAAGATACGACCGTCAATCCTGCACATCCTTGTCTTTGTGTTTTTTCTGATCCTGATTTGTATCTATGTATTTTCAACCGGAGACACCAGTATGCTTATCTGGGGTATCCCAACGCTGATTTGTCTTCTTCTTATCCCCATGGGTCTGACCTATATCTCACAAAGCCAGTATTCTGACCTTATCCCGGTATATGAAACAACGGCGAAAGACGTGAAGATACGCGAGATCAATGAATCCATGATATCAAAACCTATCAAAATCGAGGGACTTGTTGAAGAGGTCAGATTCAAATCCTTAAACCGGCCGCATTTTATTATTGGTGACCGGACCGGTGTTACTACAGTGAAGATGTTTACAAATCCTCAGAATGATATCAACAAAGGAGACGTAGTTGAGGTGTACGGACAGGTCATCAAGAGATACATCTTCTATGGTGATCCGATCGTCAATGGTGTGGATATCAGGGTTACCAGATCCAACGTCAAGAGTTCACCATCTTCAGCTTCCAAAGGCAAAAAGAGATAA
- a CDS encoding formate/nitrite transporter family protein, whose amino-acid sequence MVFHPPVQIIAKGASAGKYKAGLEWWNMIIRGFMSGAYIAMGGALACVCSTAVADNLGAGFGQLILGAVFPVGLIITVLTGAELFTGDAMLAPLAAFVHKVSWGKVLNLWIWVYIGNLIGSIFYAYIMANGPFVSWNAAGLATVNAFGLRAVNIGIAKVSYVGMAGLWAAFLKGIGCNWLVNLAILLGICADDAIGKFFGIWFPIMAFVSTGFEHCVANMYFIPAGIMTAGYLNAEQVATITAEKLATLNWVTMWTNNIIVVTIGNIVGGLLFVGIIYWIAFKKEIEALE is encoded by the coding sequence ATGGTATTTCATCCACCCGTACAAATAATCGCCAAGGGAGCGAGCGCTGGAAAGTATAAAGCAGGCCTAGAATGGTGGAACATGATCATCCGTGGATTCATGTCCGGAGCATACATCGCAATGGGAGGTGCCCTCGCCTGCGTCTGTTCTACTGCAGTCGCTGATAACCTGGGAGCTGGTTTTGGTCAGCTTATTCTGGGAGCAGTGTTCCCTGTTGGGCTTATTATCACCGTCCTTACCGGTGCAGAGCTCTTTACCGGTGACGCAATGCTTGCACCACTTGCAGCATTTGTTCACAAGGTCAGCTGGGGAAAAGTCCTGAACCTCTGGATATGGGTTTATATCGGAAATCTTATCGGTTCAATCTTTTATGCATATATAATGGCAAACGGACCGTTTGTCTCATGGAACGCTGCAGGTCTTGCAACCGTGAATGCCTTTGGATTACGGGCAGTAAATATCGGTATTGCAAAAGTCAGTTATGTTGGAATGGCAGGTCTGTGGGCTGCATTCCTGAAGGGTATCGGATGTAACTGGCTCGTTAACCTCGCTATCCTGCTTGGTATCTGTGCAGATGATGCAATTGGTAAATTCTTCGGTATCTGGTTCCCGATCATGGCTTTCGTTTCAACCGGATTCGAACACTGTGTTGCCAACATGTACTTCATACCCGCCGGTATCATGACGGCAGGATACCTGAACGCAGAACAAGTCGCAACTATTACTGCAGAAAAACTTGCGACATTGAATTGGGTTACGATGTGGACAAACAACATCATCGTTGTCACCATTGGAAACATCGTCGGTGGTCTGCTCTTTGTAGGTATCATCTACTGGATTGCCTTCAAGAAAGAGATCGAAGCACTTGAGTAA
- the fhcD gene encoding formylmethanofuran--tetrahydromethanopterin N-formyltransferase has product MELNGVPIDNTFAEGFPIWVSRVIITGVTREWAMTAATEATGFATSAIGCPCEAGIEGFVSADETPDGRPGVSILICASKKKVPEQVMERIAECVLTAATTSVFNGMPDAEEKFDIKIHFFGDKFESKVEVGGRQCWKIPIMEGDYIGEEVFGMVKGVAGGNFFVMADNQMTALMGAKAAADAILDVKGTITSFAGGIVASGSKVGAKNYKFPIPATTNEQYCPTIREKVPDTKVPEGVKSIYELVINGVDEAAVKKAMAAGIKAAVKVPGVSFISAGNYEGKLGPFQFKLAELF; this is encoded by the coding sequence ATGGAACTGAACGGTGTACCAATTGATAACACATTTGCTGAAGGATTTCCAATATGGGTATCACGGGTCATTATCACCGGTGTAACCCGCGAATGGGCAATGACTGCGGCCACAGAGGCAACAGGATTTGCAACATCTGCTATCGGTTGTCCATGTGAAGCAGGAATAGAAGGATTTGTGAGTGCTGATGAGACCCCAGACGGACGTCCGGGTGTGTCAATTCTTATCTGTGCATCAAAAAAGAAGGTTCCAGAACAGGTTATGGAACGTATCGCTGAGTGTGTTCTTACCGCAGCTACTACCTCAGTCTTTAATGGAATGCCAGATGCAGAAGAGAAGTTTGATATCAAGATTCACTTCTTCGGAGACAAATTTGAGTCCAAGGTTGAAGTTGGCGGACGCCAGTGCTGGAAGATCCCGATCATGGAAGGAGACTATATCGGAGAAGAGGTCTTTGGGATGGTCAAGGGTGTCGCAGGTGGCAACTTCTTTGTCATGGCTGACAACCAGATGACCGCTCTCATGGGAGCAAAGGCCGCTGCAGATGCAATTTTAGACGTAAAAGGCACCATCACCAGCTTTGCAGGTGGCATTGTTGCTTCCGGTTCCAAGGTCGGAGCAAAGAACTACAAGTTCCCGATTCCGGCAACAACCAATGAGCAGTACTGCCCAACCATCCGCGAAAAAGTTCCGGATACAAAAGTCCCCGAGGGAGTAAAATCCATCTATGAACTTGTCATCAATGGTGTTGACGAGGCAGCAGTCAAGAAGGCAATGGCAGCAGGTATCAAGGCTGCAGTCAAAGTTCCAGGTGTTTCATTCATCAGTGCTGGTAACTATGAAGGAAAACTTGGACCATTCCAGTTTAAACTGGCTGAACTTTTCTAA
- a CDS encoding rubredoxin, whose translation MRKQMKPYKCEICGYIYDPVRGEPKNGIPPGTAFEDLPDTYVCPVCGKANITKREFVPMEAPSGRYRCVACGYLYDPKRGEPKNGIPPGTSFEDLPDTYICPICGVYAKIGKSEFIATE comes from the coding sequence ATGAGAAAACAGATGAAACCCTATAAATGCGAAATTTGTGGATATATCTATGATCCGGTGAGAGGCGAGCCAAAGAATGGAATCCCACCGGGTACAGCATTCGAAGACCTTCCAGATACCTATGTTTGTCCGGTTTGTGGAAAGGCTAATATTACGAAGAGAGAGTTCGTCCCCATGGAAGCACCATCAGGGCGGTATCGCTGTGTTGCATGTGGATACCTGTATGATCCCAAGAGAGGCGAGCCAAAGAATGGGATACCACCAGGAACCTCCTTTGAAGATCTCCCCGATACCTATATCTGTCCGATATGCGGGGTTTATGCAAAAATTGGTAAGAGTGAATTTATAGCTACTGAATAA
- a CDS encoding ferritin-like domain-containing protein, translating to MKLEEYKKILLAAIDKEVDAYAFYISLSEKVKDPALKGTFKELAQEETYHRKTLQEYLSGAKKELRFDEVKDYHLSDTMEKPKPSMDLKPLEGLQVAIKREEEAMQMYEQFAAASMDADQKKVFEELAKMERGHKARLEDIYTNSAFSEAW from the coding sequence ATGAAACTGGAAGAATATAAGAAGATCTTACTTGCTGCGATCGACAAGGAAGTTGATGCGTATGCATTTTACATCTCGCTTTCAGAAAAAGTCAAAGATCCGGCTTTGAAGGGAACGTTCAAAGAACTTGCCCAGGAGGAGACGTATCACCGGAAAACTCTCCAGGAATATCTGAGTGGTGCCAAAAAAGAACTCAGGTTTGATGAAGTTAAAGATTATCACCTGTCAGATACCATGGAAAAACCAAAACCATCCATGGATTTAAAACCCCTCGAAGGTCTGCAGGTTGCAATCAAACGGGAAGAAGAGGCAATGCAGATGTATGAGCAGTTTGCAGCCGCAAGCATGGATGCAGATCAGAAAAAGGTCTTTGAGGAGCTTGCAAAGATGGAGCGCGGACATAAAGCCCGTCTTGAAGATATATATACCAACAGTGCCTTTTCAGAGGCCTGGTAA
- a CDS encoding DUF262 domain-containing protein: MKATKASVWDLYNGAKQYKVPLFQRPYVWSRQQWEQLWSDIREQYQLMSGQDTKHPARFLGSVVVVREYEKNLDKYVIIDGQQRITTISIILAVIRAFAREKGLTELYNQISDFLKNAPKSGEGQYVVIPTRVDKNALYHIFDEDYVFDQDSRIVECFDYFWWQLDRSTEMDLNALQQVITEDLCVVYIELDEGENPNQVFEALNYRGVPLEESDLIRNFFFAHLESQEIAEAQYDLYWKPMEERLLNDQVLISSFIRHYCMKEGRFIRHGEIFEKIRKRFQNALPDEVLYLLKDMSRSSEYYRRILFPDSEEGTSRERKEILKSLFRIRRISNNTPAPFFLLLLAANDTDNENGGKLSDQEVFEVLSCIESYFIRRMVCGRPDTVYEDVFEILCRAASDGNGYLSADETKSLIASLQPPFDLPDDDEFTDHLRYSDLYHPETENELAFVILERLEEFFSSQPRGLEPVASYALFEDESEDLMIDHIMPESLSDHWIEHLGSDWSSVHTDFLHRLGNLTLTQENSSIKNGAFEDKKAWYALDNLMLNAGMKNIRFWRRYQIDQRSGVLAAFCVKIWPRCEVPEIEIAKPSVVPAGCMRSGEIPKQARPSNLNIAGTVYPVKFWYQVLENTIRAIYEKEPQKFERVVREYPGYFSDDPARYKSNVGTYSFKSRFGRYQIRDMCLNIIKLVGWNEEVWCLTCE, translated from the coding sequence ATGAAGGCGACCAAGGCTTCTGTGTGGGACTTATATAATGGGGCAAAGCAATACAAAGTTCCATTATTTCAACGGCCTTATGTCTGGTCACGGCAACAATGGGAGCAACTCTGGTCTGATATCCGGGAGCAATACCAGCTCATGTCTGGTCAGGATACCAAACACCCTGCCAGGTTTCTGGGTTCTGTTGTTGTTGTCAGGGAATATGAAAAAAATCTTGATAAATATGTAATTATTGACGGTCAGCAACGAATTACCACCATAAGTATCATTCTTGCAGTTATCAGGGCATTTGCACGTGAAAAAGGATTAACAGAACTTTATAACCAGATATCTGATTTTTTGAAAAATGCTCCGAAGAGTGGTGAAGGCCAGTATGTGGTGATTCCTACCCGCGTTGATAAAAACGCGCTCTACCATATTTTTGATGAGGACTACGTTTTTGACCAGGACTCGCGGATTGTTGAATGTTTTGACTATTTCTGGTGGCAGCTTGATCGGTCAACTGAGATGGATTTGAATGCTCTTCAACAGGTAATCACCGAGGATCTGTGTGTTGTCTATATTGAACTGGATGAAGGGGAAAACCCAAACCAGGTATTTGAAGCATTAAATTACCGGGGTGTTCCCCTTGAGGAGTCTGATCTCATCCGGAATTTCTTCTTTGCCCATCTTGAAAGCCAGGAGATTGCAGAGGCTCAGTACGATCTGTACTGGAAACCGATGGAAGAGCGGCTGTTAAATGATCAGGTTCTCATCTCATCGTTTATCAGGCATTATTGTATGAAAGAGGGCCGGTTCATTCGGCATGGTGAAATATTTGAAAAGATCCGGAAACGGTTTCAGAATGCTTTACCAGATGAGGTCTTGTATCTGCTCAAGGACATGAGCAGGTCATCAGAATATTATCGCCGTATTCTGTTTCCAGATTCGGAAGAAGGCACAAGCCGGGAACGAAAGGAAATTCTGAAGTCGCTATTCCGAATCCGGAGAATTAGTAATAATACTCCAGCTCCCTTTTTCCTTCTCCTGCTGGCTGCCAATGATACGGATAATGAGAACGGTGGAAAATTATCTGACCAGGAAGTGTTTGAGGTTCTCAGTTGTATTGAGAGTTACTTTATCAGGCGTATGGTATGTGGAAGGCCTGATACAGTGTATGAGGATGTATTTGAGATCCTTTGCCGTGCTGCATCTGATGGGAATGGGTATCTCTCTGCAGATGAGACGAAATCTCTTATTGCCTCCCTCCAACCTCCGTTTGATCTCCCTGATGATGATGAATTTACAGATCATCTCAGGTACAGTGATCTCTACCATCCAGAGACTGAGAACGAACTTGCTTTCGTTATTCTTGAGCGACTTGAGGAGTTCTTTTCAAGCCAGCCACGAGGGCTTGAGCCTGTAGCATCATATGCCCTCTTTGAAGATGAATCAGAAGATCTGATGATTGATCATATCATGCCGGAGTCTCTTTCGGATCACTGGATAGAGCATCTTGGGTCTGACTGGTCATCAGTTCATACAGATTTTCTTCACCGCCTTGGTAACCTGACCCTGACTCAGGAAAATTCATCGATTAAAAATGGCGCCTTTGAAGACAAGAAGGCATGGTATGCCTTAGATAATCTGATGCTCAACGCGGGAATGAAAAATATCCGTTTCTGGAGACGGTATCAGATTGATCAGCGGTCAGGAGTGCTGGCGGCATTCTGTGTGAAAATCTGGCCTCGATGCGAAGTTCCTGAAATAGAGATTGCAAAACCATCCGTAGTTCCTGCCGGGTGTATGCGTTCAGGTGAGATCCCAAAACAGGCACGGCCATCAAACCTGAATATTGCCGGAACGGTGTATCCGGTAAAATTTTGGTATCAGGTTCTTGAAAATACTATCCGGGCTATTTATGAGAAAGAACCCCAGAAATTTGAACGTGTTGTCCGGGAATATCCTGGGTATTTTTCCGATGATCCGGCCCGGTATAAATCAAATGTCGGAACGTATTCATTTAAGTCACGATTTGGCCGGTACCAGATCCGTGATATGTGCCTGAATATCATCAAACTTGTCGGGTGGAATGAGGAAGTCTGGTGTCTGACTTGTGAATAA
- a CDS encoding chloride channel protein, with translation MVSAEVILFRKTIGLSILIGIISGFGALLFFEGIKFANQIIMGDIWGYRYPVDGMSAEMIASWSPPVNIWMFLPIICLGALASGFLVYRFAPEAEGHGTDAAIAAFHTTGRIRRRIPVIKALASICTIATGGSAGREGPTAQIAAGFGSIAADILKLPDKERRIAIAAGIGAGIGTIFKAPLGGAILAAEILYLRDFESDAIVPAFLSSIIGYGIFGYFEGYEPIFAKGDLSWSVPEIPLFVLLGIVCAIVGIGYLEIFQRSRVFFRDIWIKYNLPIYLKPVMGAACIGVLVIVLACLSHETFLIALGSIGSGYGFIQLTVYNMLPLSVLLFIPLVRILTTSLTIGSGGSGGVFAPGLTIGATTGGAFGMVMHILIPHIVPLSSVPVFAICGMISLFGGISHSPIACLIMIIEMVGDFSLFVPAMGAVAVSVILVGNRTIYGSQISNKTLSGAHRGEYDSHVLQVIPAKDAMTPVERVVTLTPEDPCSKILTLVEESTHYGFPVITPDNVLVGFVTLKDSKGCWDNRKVSTVMMTDLVTSSPDTDLESILKDMIAVDIGHVPIVEIQDDLPYMVGLITRRDITHAYATKAQQECKYFL, from the coding sequence ATGGTGTCCGCTGAGGTTATCCTTTTCCGAAAGACTATCGGGTTGTCTATTCTTATAGGCATAATCTCTGGATTTGGTGCACTTCTCTTTTTTGAGGGAATTAAATTTGCAAACCAAATCATCATGGGGGATATCTGGGGCTATAGATATCCGGTGGATGGCATGTCTGCTGAAATGATTGCATCATGGTCTCCTCCAGTAAATATCTGGATGTTTCTGCCAATCATCTGTTTAGGTGCATTAGCGTCCGGATTTCTCGTGTACCGGTTTGCTCCGGAAGCAGAAGGTCATGGAACTGATGCTGCTATCGCCGCATTTCATACGACTGGGCGGATTAGAAGACGAATTCCTGTCATTAAAGCACTTGCTTCTATTTGCACCATCGCAACCGGGGGAAGTGCAGGCAGAGAAGGACCTACGGCTCAAATAGCAGCCGGGTTTGGATCCATAGCCGCTGATATTTTAAAACTACCTGATAAAGAACGACGAATAGCGATTGCTGCTGGAATTGGTGCTGGAATCGGAACGATATTCAAAGCTCCTCTTGGTGGAGCAATTCTTGCGGCAGAAATTCTCTATCTTCGCGATTTTGAATCAGATGCAATTGTACCTGCTTTTCTGTCTTCAATTATTGGATATGGCATTTTCGGTTATTTTGAAGGATATGAACCCATTTTTGCGAAAGGAGATCTATCCTGGTCTGTTCCAGAGATACCTCTTTTTGTTCTTTTAGGAATTGTCTGTGCAATTGTTGGAATAGGATATCTGGAAATATTTCAGCGTTCCAGAGTTTTTTTCAGGGATATATGGATCAAATACAATCTCCCTATTTATTTAAAACCAGTAATGGGTGCGGCATGTATTGGTGTACTTGTCATTGTTCTGGCATGTCTCTCCCACGAAACGTTTCTCATAGCCCTTGGTAGTATTGGGTCCGGATATGGGTTTATTCAACTTACTGTTTACAATATGCTCCCACTTTCTGTTTTGTTATTTATTCCTCTTGTTCGGATTCTCACGACATCATTGACTATCGGTTCTGGGGGGAGTGGGGGTGTTTTTGCCCCCGGTCTTACCATTGGAGCGACGACAGGGGGCGCATTTGGTATGGTGATGCACATACTTATCCCCCATATTGTCCCTTTAAGTTCTGTACCTGTTTTTGCTATTTGTGGTATGATCTCTCTTTTTGGAGGTATCTCTCATTCACCGATTGCCTGTCTTATCATGATCATCGAGATGGTCGGCGATTTTTCTCTGTTTGTACCGGCGATGGGTGCAGTAGCAGTGTCCGTGATATTAGTTGGGAACAGAACGATATATGGCTCTCAAATTTCTAATAAAACATTATCCGGAGCACATAGGGGTGAGTATGATTCACATGTGCTTCAGGTGATTCCCGCAAAAGATGCCATGACTCCCGTGGAACGGGTTGTAACTTTAACACCCGAGGATCCATGTAGTAAAATCCTCACTCTCGTTGAAGAGTCTACTCATTATGGATTTCCTGTCATTACTCCTGATAATGTTCTTGTCGGGTTTGTTACCTTGAAAGATTCGAAAGGGTGCTGGGATAATAGAAAGGTAAGCACAGTTATGATGACTGATCTGGTTACTTCCAGCCCAGATACAGACCTCGAGTCAATTTTAAAAGACATGATTGCAGTAGATATCGGACATGTCCCAATTGTAGAAATTCAGGATGATCTCCCATACATGGTAGGCCTCATTACAAGGAGGGATATTACGCATGCATATGCTACAAAAGCACAGCAGGAGTGTAAGTACTTCTTGTGA
- the mmp11 gene encoding methanogenesis marker protein 11 translates to MSGISEPYIIHYPWICAVSDDAGSQVELIECFDCIGGAMWVKKHYAQSPLVTDVRTVGSMNRFLLRTGEVDLALEGSKFPAGISKVSVEGNEIAISYIGMGGGGVGATICRAGAEGVLRSEYDESGGGKVAGSTIVLSRKNRVLIGVDDTDTPEEGATWTLVHNIARTVANEQHRYLSHTIVQLFPVPFRTKNCVGVVAEFATSNPDDLARKFSELLMQYTLSKETGMAVFTGFSPDRLLEYGWRTKTGQVSPDDARALAGDDLKIWINGRGITGAIAAIPFYTRYDEGLRLCGQS, encoded by the coding sequence ATGTCTGGTATATCAGAGCCATATATTATCCATTATCCATGGATTTGCGCAGTCAGCGATGATGCAGGAAGCCAGGTTGAACTTATTGAGTGCTTTGACTGTATCGGTGGTGCCATGTGGGTGAAAAAGCACTATGCACAGTCCCCTCTTGTAACCGATGTCAGAACCGTCGGGTCCATGAACCGGTTCCTTCTTCGGACCGGAGAGGTTGACCTTGCTCTTGAAGGATCCAAATTTCCGGCTGGTATCTCAAAAGTCAGTGTAGAAGGGAATGAAATCGCGATCTCCTATATTGGTATGGGTGGTGGCGGAGTCGGCGCCACTATATGCCGGGCAGGTGCCGAGGGGGTACTTCGATCAGAATATGACGAATCAGGCGGGGGAAAAGTTGCTGGATCGACTATAGTCCTCTCCCGAAAGAATCGTGTGCTTATTGGTGTTGATGATACTGATACCCCGGAAGAAGGAGCAACATGGACCCTGGTTCACAATATTGCCCGGACGGTTGCGAATGAACAGCACCGGTACCTCTCCCATACCATTGTCCAGCTCTTTCCGGTTCCCTTCAGGACAAAAAACTGTGTTGGCGTCGTGGCTGAATTCGCAACCAGCAATCCTGACGATCTGGCCAGAAAGTTTTCAGAACTCCTGATGCAGTATACGCTCTCTAAAGAGACTGGCATGGCGGTCTTCACTGGATTCTCCCCCGATCGTCTTCTTGAATATGGGTGGCGGACAAAAACAGGACAAGTCTCTCCGGATGATGCCCGGGCACTTGCTGGCGATGATCTGAAAATTTGGATAAACGGCCGGGGTATAACCGGGGCAATAGCAGCGATCCCGTTTTATACCCGGTATGATGAGGGCCTTCGGTTATGTGGGCAGAGCTGA
- a CDS encoding radical SAM protein has product MWAELKARLLNAGTVYITGVFADEYIARSRAGPGAGKAGSIFFSMDGRRVRLTLSDTGFVEIQHTGNGQALLRYEGEEYSGILEKPGLHCPRQAYLTITGSCIFQCRYCNVWKSPGPRRSIDEIEEMVASVFPDIDAISLTSGVLTDIHEEERYTLEAVRRLQKFHLPIGVSIYPDPETPRRLKDAGVSEVKFNLETATDHLFSVMCPGLVRDDALTALRAAVPLFGRNHVFSNIILGLGETDEEMTACIEQLCQDGILPVIRPLTPGGDLIDLHAPLPDRIIRIARIHEEMIRRYGLDPKEALTMCPSCTGCDLIPGRDT; this is encoded by the coding sequence ATGTGGGCAGAGCTGAAAGCCCGGCTGCTCAATGCAGGTACTGTATATATCACCGGAGTTTTTGCAGACGAATATATCGCACGATCCCGTGCTGGTCCAGGGGCAGGAAAGGCCGGGTCGATATTTTTTTCTATGGATGGGCGCCGGGTCAGGCTTACCCTTTCAGATACTGGGTTTGTAGAAATACAGCATACCGGGAATGGACAGGCCCTCCTCCGGTACGAAGGAGAGGAATATTCAGGCATACTTGAAAAACCCGGGCTCCATTGTCCACGTCAGGCTTATCTGACTATCACCGGCTCCTGTATCTTTCAGTGCCGGTACTGTAATGTGTGGAAAAGCCCTGGACCCCGGCGGAGTATTGATGAGATAGAGGAAATGGTTGCATCTGTATTTCCTGATATTGATGCAATATCCCTGACATCAGGTGTTCTGACCGATATTCATGAAGAGGAACGCTATACCCTTGAGGCTGTCAGACGACTGCAGAAGTTTCACCTTCCTATAGGGGTATCTATCTATCCTGACCCGGAAACGCCCCGTCGTCTGAAAGATGCTGGTGTTTCAGAAGTAAAATTCAACCTTGAGACGGCAACCGACCATCTCTTTTCTGTCATGTGTCCGGGTCTTGTCAGGGACGATGCACTTACTGCCCTTCGTGCTGCAGTTCCCCTGTTTGGCAGGAACCATGTCTTTTCAAATATCATCCTCGGCCTAGGAGAGACTGATGAGGAGATGACTGCTTGTATTGAACAACTGTGCCAGGATGGAATCCTGCCGGTTATCCGGCCTTTGACTCCGGGTGGGGATCTGATTGATCTTCATGCCCCTCTACCAGACCGGATTATCAGGATAGCCCGGATTCATGAAGAAATGATCCGGAGATATGGGCTTGATCCCAAAGAAGCCCTGACTATGTGTCCGTCATGTACCGGTTGTGACCTGATTCCGGGGAGGGATACATGA
- a CDS encoding thiamine pyrophosphate-dependent enzyme has protein sequence MISGLGDAILAYADSVYAVPGYPVTTLIEETGAELVINEKVALEYALGDSLSGKRSCVIVKHVGMNVLADTLVHATVQGLTAGVIIVVGDDPTAYGTQTIQDSRIYGEIAICPVIDGSGSDPVGEAFRASERFSRVSIVRFIPDDLNRPSDKMGYDTGRKTGSLADPDLTMYGRSVWAYESVPVMQQEGYLPFPVSPLTTGDIPQSRRERGSSRMFCPDCPFKFVFDLLQDRNVPVISDTGCSLLSMIPPFAFGIANYGMGSSIGVAAQSTRVALTGDYALLHSGAQALIDLHAKGRPVLCIVLQNRCMGTTGRQPVPDITDYIGFAQPDVVDAAEHEKISEYIVPDNTFRVFVIQGVCPEERSK, from the coding sequence ATGATCTCCGGATTAGGGGATGCTATACTAGCATATGCTGATTCGGTATATGCAGTGCCTGGATACCCGGTAACAACTCTTATTGAAGAGACCGGGGCAGAGCTGGTCATAAATGAAAAAGTAGCTCTTGAGTATGCCCTTGGAGACTCGCTCTCGGGGAAACGGTCCTGCGTAATAGTCAAACATGTCGGGATGAATGTGCTTGCCGATACTCTGGTTCATGCAACCGTTCAGGGTCTGACCGCCGGGGTAATTATTGTCGTAGGAGATGATCCCACGGCATATGGAACCCAGACCATTCAGGATTCCCGGATCTATGGCGAAATTGCGATATGTCCGGTCATTGATGGTTCGGGTTCTGACCCGGTTGGAGAGGCTTTCCGTGCATCAGAGCGGTTTTCCCGTGTTTCAATTGTCCGATTTATCCCAGATGATCTCAACAGACCGTCGGACAAGATGGGATATGATACGGGGAGAAAAACCGGGTCACTTGCCGACCCGGATCTGACCATGTATGGACGTTCAGTCTGGGCATATGAATCTGTTCCAGTAATGCAACAGGAAGGGTACCTTCCATTCCCAGTCTCTCCCCTGACAACCGGCGACATTCCACAAAGCAGGCGGGAACGTGGTTCCTCGCGAATGTTCTGTCCGGATTGTCCGTTTAAGTTTGTCTTTGACCTTCTGCAGGATAGGAATGTCCCGGTTATCAGTGATACCGGTTGTAGTCTTCTTTCCATGATCCCTCCATTTGCATTTGGGATTGCCAATTATGGGATGGGGTCTTCAATTGGTGTTGCAGCCCAGTCCACCCGGGTTGCACTGACTGGAGACTATGCTTTGCTCCATTCTGGTGCTCAGGCCTTGATTGATCTTCATGCAAAAGGCAGACCTGTGCTTTGTATTGTCCTGCAGAACCGGTGCATGGGGACAACCGGCCGACAACCGGTCCCGGACATAACCGATTACATTGGATTTGCACAGCCGGATGTTGTAGATGCGGCTGAACATGAAAAAATTTCAGAATATATTGTCCCTGATAACACCTTCCGGGTGTTCGTCATTCAGGGAGTATGTCCAGAGGAGAGATCCAAATGA